The following proteins are encoded in a genomic region of Pyrus communis chromosome 11, drPyrComm1.1, whole genome shotgun sequence:
- the LOC137708078 gene encoding uncharacterized protein isoform X1 produces MFGGVATAPSNSPHLRKSGSRPVVSDLGTSELENDAEEGFLRLIEGNDRKGGNVPSIPMSTAAIMPSPAMLWRFKVLLFFVWGFICCKVGWDSVMRMSVDLRDLFLYEAFLYYNPLLLVTMMVWFWGVNLWVFAQGNVNYAKIFDLDQNHLTHREIWKCATWMTIVVPTSMTAYLYLYSHGEVSLAASQPVLLYAAVAMLLIFPFDIFYLSSRFYLLRTLWRIVLPLQAISFSDFFLADILTSMSKVLSDLERSVCRMVHRQVATIAWFEADSVCGSHSVAIPVVLVLPYLFRLFQCLRQYKDTGEKTTLLNALKYSTAVPVIFLSALKYHVFPEKWTTFYRPLWLLSGVLNSLYSFYWDVTRDWDLSGFTRIFKFSKQHFSSNLIHGRKWVYFWVIGSNLILRCTWTYKLSSHLRHNYLTVFAITALEIFRRFQWVFFRVENEVNKMSSKSNIQLSMIDNPNEEDRLLVSNGHSV; encoded by the exons ATGTTTGGAGGTGTTGCGACAGCGCCTTCCAATAGTCCTCACTTAAGAAAGTCGGGTAGCAGACCTGTTGTCTCTGATCTGG GTACAAGTGAGCTCGAAAATGATGCAGAGGAGGGCTTCTTGCGTCTGATAGAGGGAAACGATAGGAAGGGAGGAAACGTGCCAAGCATACCAATGAGTACTGCTGCAATAATGCCATCTCCAGCTATGTTATGGAGATTTAAG GTCCTACTGTTCTTTGTATGGGGTTTCATTTGTTGCAAG GTTGGATGGGATTCTGTCATGAGGATGAGCGTGGATCTGCGAGATTTGTTTCTATATGAGGCATTTTTGTATTATAATCCTCTACTTCTTGTG ACTATGATGGTTTGGTTTTGGGGAGTCAATCTATGGGTTTTTGCTCAGGGCAATGTAAACTATGCCAAAATTTTTGATCTTGATCAAAATCATTTGACCCACAGAGAAATATGGAAG TGTGCGACCTGGATGACAATTGTTGTGCCGACAAGCATGACAGCATATCTTTATCTCTATTCGCATGGAGAAGTGTCACTTGCTGCATCACAACCA GTACTATTGTATGCTGCTGTTGCAATGCTTTTGATATTCCCTTTTGACATTTTCTATTTGTCATCTCGCTTTTACTTGTTAAGGACTCTTTGGCGTATAGTTCTCCCATTACAG GCAATATCATTTTCTGACTTTTTCCTGGCTGATATTTTGACCTCCATGTCTAAG GTGCTTTCAGATTTGGAGCGATCAGTATGTCGAATGGTCCATCGACAG GTTGCCACTATTGCATGGTTTGAAGCTGACTCAGTTTGTGGAAGTCATTCTGTTGCAATCCCtgttgttcttgttttgccTTACCTTTTTCGTTTGTTCCAATGTCTTCGACAATATAAGGATACTGGGGAGAAAACAACCCTTCTAAATG CTTTGAAGTATTCTACTGCAGTACCTGTGATTTTTCTTTCAGCCCTCAAATATCATGTCTTCCCTGAAAAGTGGACGACCTTTTATCGGCCCCTGTGGCTTCTCTCAGGTGTTTTGAACTCCTTGTACTCGTTCTACTGGGACGTGACTAGAGATTGGGACTTAAG TGGTTTCACTCGGATTTTCAAGTTCAGCAAACAACATTTCTCGTCAAACCTCATACATGGACGGAAATGG GTTTACTTCTGGGTGATAGGTAGCAACCTGATTCTGCGTTGTACCTGGACATACAAGCTCTCTTCCCATCTTCGCCACAATTACCTTACCGTGTTTGCAATCACTGCCTTGGAGATTTTCCGCCGCTTCCAATGGGTTTTCTTCCGTGTAGAAAACGAGGTGAACAAGATGAGCTCGAAGTCAAACATTCAGCTTTCCATGATAGACAACCCAAATGAGGAAGACAGATTACTCGTCTCTAATGGCCACAGCGTGTAG
- the LOC137708078 gene encoding uncharacterized protein isoform X2, protein MFGGVATAPSNSPHLRKSGTSELENDAEEGFLRLIEGNDRKGGNVPSIPMSTAAIMPSPAMLWRFKVLLFFVWGFICCKVGWDSVMRMSVDLRDLFLYEAFLYYNPLLLVTMMVWFWGVNLWVFAQGNVNYAKIFDLDQNHLTHREIWKCATWMTIVVPTSMTAYLYLYSHGEVSLAASQPVLLYAAVAMLLIFPFDIFYLSSRFYLLRTLWRIVLPLQAISFSDFFLADILTSMSKVLSDLERSVCRMVHRQVATIAWFEADSVCGSHSVAIPVVLVLPYLFRLFQCLRQYKDTGEKTTLLNALKYSTAVPVIFLSALKYHVFPEKWTTFYRPLWLLSGVLNSLYSFYWDVTRDWDLSGFTRIFKFSKQHFSSNLIHGRKWVYFWVIGSNLILRCTWTYKLSSHLRHNYLTVFAITALEIFRRFQWVFFRVENEVNKMSSKSNIQLSMIDNPNEEDRLLVSNGHSV, encoded by the exons ATGTTTGGAGGTGTTGCGACAGCGCCTTCCAATAGTCCTCACTTAAGAAAGTCGG GTACAAGTGAGCTCGAAAATGATGCAGAGGAGGGCTTCTTGCGTCTGATAGAGGGAAACGATAGGAAGGGAGGAAACGTGCCAAGCATACCAATGAGTACTGCTGCAATAATGCCATCTCCAGCTATGTTATGGAGATTTAAG GTCCTACTGTTCTTTGTATGGGGTTTCATTTGTTGCAAG GTTGGATGGGATTCTGTCATGAGGATGAGCGTGGATCTGCGAGATTTGTTTCTATATGAGGCATTTTTGTATTATAATCCTCTACTTCTTGTG ACTATGATGGTTTGGTTTTGGGGAGTCAATCTATGGGTTTTTGCTCAGGGCAATGTAAACTATGCCAAAATTTTTGATCTTGATCAAAATCATTTGACCCACAGAGAAATATGGAAG TGTGCGACCTGGATGACAATTGTTGTGCCGACAAGCATGACAGCATATCTTTATCTCTATTCGCATGGAGAAGTGTCACTTGCTGCATCACAACCA GTACTATTGTATGCTGCTGTTGCAATGCTTTTGATATTCCCTTTTGACATTTTCTATTTGTCATCTCGCTTTTACTTGTTAAGGACTCTTTGGCGTATAGTTCTCCCATTACAG GCAATATCATTTTCTGACTTTTTCCTGGCTGATATTTTGACCTCCATGTCTAAG GTGCTTTCAGATTTGGAGCGATCAGTATGTCGAATGGTCCATCGACAG GTTGCCACTATTGCATGGTTTGAAGCTGACTCAGTTTGTGGAAGTCATTCTGTTGCAATCCCtgttgttcttgttttgccTTACCTTTTTCGTTTGTTCCAATGTCTTCGACAATATAAGGATACTGGGGAGAAAACAACCCTTCTAAATG CTTTGAAGTATTCTACTGCAGTACCTGTGATTTTTCTTTCAGCCCTCAAATATCATGTCTTCCCTGAAAAGTGGACGACCTTTTATCGGCCCCTGTGGCTTCTCTCAGGTGTTTTGAACTCCTTGTACTCGTTCTACTGGGACGTGACTAGAGATTGGGACTTAAG TGGTTTCACTCGGATTTTCAAGTTCAGCAAACAACATTTCTCGTCAAACCTCATACATGGACGGAAATGG GTTTACTTCTGGGTGATAGGTAGCAACCTGATTCTGCGTTGTACCTGGACATACAAGCTCTCTTCCCATCTTCGCCACAATTACCTTACCGTGTTTGCAATCACTGCCTTGGAGATTTTCCGCCGCTTCCAATGGGTTTTCTTCCGTGTAGAAAACGAGGTGAACAAGATGAGCTCGAAGTCAAACATTCAGCTTTCCATGATAGACAACCCAAATGAGGAAGACAGATTACTCGTCTCTAATGGCCACAGCGTGTAG